A window of the Lagopus muta isolate bLagMut1 chromosome 1, bLagMut1 primary, whole genome shotgun sequence genome harbors these coding sequences:
- the LOC125696498 gene encoding uncharacterized protein LOC125696498 — MGPHKSRVERDNHLPVPAGHPSPDGAQDPICLSSCQSALLAHIQSLVHQDPQVLLCRAALKDRSSQPVQVPGVLPAQMQNLALCRVEPHQVHPSPALQPVEVPLNGIPSFHRINGTTQLGVVSKLAEGALNSLIDVINKDVKEHRSQDRPLGDTTCYRPPPGHRAIDHHPLSAAFQPIAYPSGRPPIKSTSLQFGDEDVVGDHVKGLAQVQVNDIGRLPFVHQCRHSIIEGHKIS, encoded by the coding sequence atggggcctcacaagagccgagtagagagggacaatcacctccctgtccctgctggccacccctctcctgatggagcccaggatcccatttgcctttcgagctgccagagcgcactgctggctcatattcagtctctcgtccatcaggacccccaggtccttctctgccgagctgctctcaaggaccgctcctcccagcctgtacaggtgcctggggttcttccggcccaaatgcaaaaccttgcactttgccgtgttgaacctcatcaggttcacccgagcccagccctccagcctgtcgaggtccctctgaatggcatcccttccttccaccgtatcaacggcaccactcagcttggtgtcgtcagcaaacttgctgagggtgcactcaattccctcatcgatgtcattaataaagatgttaaagagcaccggtcccaagacagacccttgggggacaccacttgttaccggcctccacctggacatagagccattgaccaccaccctctgtctgcggcctttcaaccaattgcttatccatcgggtcgtccacccatcaaatccacttccctccaatttggagatgaggatgtggtgggggaccatgtcaaaggccttgctcaggtccaggtaaatgacatcggtcgccttcccttcgtccaccaatgccgtcactccatcatagaaggccacaagattagttag